A genome region from Camelina sativa cultivar DH55 chromosome 10, Cs, whole genome shotgun sequence includes the following:
- the LOC104719253 gene encoding CBL-interacting serine/threonine-protein kinase 24-like, whose translation MMTTKMRRVGKYEVGRTIGEGTFAKVKFARNTDTGENVAIKIMAKSTILKHRMVDQIKREISIMKIVRHPNIVRLYEVLASPSKIYIILEFVTGGELFDRIVHNGRLEENESRKYFQQLVDAVAHCHCKGVFHRDLKPENLLLDSNGNLKVSDFGLSALPQPGVELLRTTCGTPNYVAPEVLRGQGYDGSAADIWSCGVILFVIMAGFLPFSETDLPGLYRKINAAEFACPPWFSAEVKSLIHKILDPNPKTRIQIQGIRNDHWFKLNYVPNRVREEEEVNLDDVRAVFDGIEGSYVAENLESKDEGPLMMNAFEMITLSQGLNLSALFDRRQDFVKRQTRFVSRRAPNEIIANIEAVADSIGFKSHTRNFKTRLEGLSSIKAGQLAVVIEIYEVAPSLFMVDVRKAAGETLEYHKFYKKLCAKLENIIWRAREGMPKSELLRTITF comes from the exons ATGATGACAACGAAAATGAGGAGAGTGGGGAAGTACGAGGTTGGTCGCACTATAGGTGAAGGCACCTTTGCTAAGGTTAAGTTTGCGAGGAACACAGACACTGGTGAAAATGTAGCCATCAAAATTATGGCTAAGAGTACAATACTTAAGCACAGAATGGTTGATCAG ataaaaagagagatatCAATTATGAAGATTGTCCGACACCCTAACATAGTGAGGTTGTATGAG GTCTTGGCAAGTccttctaaaatatatatcattttggAGTTTGTGACAGGAGGAGAGCTCTTTGATAGAATT GTTCATAACGGGAGACTTGAAGAAAATGAGTCTCGCAAATACTTTCAACAGCTTGTAGATGCTGTGGCTCATTGTCACTGCAAGGGTGTCTTCCACCGTGACCTAAAA CCAGAAAATCTTTTACTCGATTCAAATGGAAATCTGAAGGTTTCAGATTTCGGACTCAGTGCATTGCCTCAGCCT GGGGTAGAGCTTCTGCGCACCACATGTGGAACTCCGAACTATGTAGCTCCTGAAGTACTTCGTGGCCAAGGTTACGATGGTTCAGCAGCAGATATTTGGTCTTGCGGGGTTATTCTTTTCGTTATAATGGCTGGATTTTTACCCTTTTCTGAGACAGACCTTCCTGGGTTGTATAGAAAA ATAAATGCAGCAGAATTTGCTTGTCCACCGTGGTTTTCTGCAGAAGTGAAGTCTTTAATACATAAGATACTTGACCCCAACCCCAAAACA CGTATTCAAATACAAGGAATTAGGAATGATCACTGgttcaaattaaattatgtgCCTAACCGAGTaagggaagaggaagaagtcaaTTTGGATGATGTCCGTGCAGTTTTTGATGGAATTGAG GGCAGTTATGTAGCGGAGAATTTAGAGAGCAAGGATGAGGGCCCCCTGATGATGAATGCCTTTGAGATGATTACCTTATCACAAGGCTTAAATTTATCAGCACTATTTGATAGGCGACAG GATTTTGTTAAAAGACAAACCCGTTTTGTTTCTCGAAGGGCACCTAATGAGATAATTGCTAATATTGAGGCTGTTGCGGACTCAATCGGTTTCAAATCTCATACACGAAACTTCAAG ACAAGGCTTGAGGGATTATCTTCGATCAAGGCCGGGCAGTTGGCTGTTGTGATAGAG ATTTACGAGGTGGCGCCATCGCTTTTCATGGTGGACGTTAGAAAGGCTGCTGGTGAAACTCTTGAATATCACaag TTCTACAAGAAGTTATGTGCTAAACTGGAAAACATTATTTGGAGAGCGAGAGAAGGAATGCCAAAGTCAGAGCTTCTCAGAACAATCACGTTTTGA